The DNA sequence TTTTTAATTTCTACTGTGACTACTTCTTTTTGTCTAGTTTCGAATTGTTTAACAGAACCATTGTTAGTATCTTTCCACATATTTCTCTCTCCCTTTGCTTATATAAATTAAAATACATCTGATGCGACTATCATTTTCATATTGGCAGAATGCCCTGCGTCACATTAAACTGTATGCTTAGATGGATGAAATATGCAAAAAAATTAAGCTATGCACTTAATTTTTTAGAGCACTTGAATCACCATACTCACTTATCCAAACCAATCGACATTTTCCTAGGAAATACTTATAAAAACGACCACCATTTTCGCATTTAAAAGAATACTTGTTTTTTCAGCCATTACATTCCCGACATTCATATTTAATCCTCTCCCTACAAGCAATATAGTTCTTCCTTAATCACGTGTTATGACATGGCGTTGATCTATCTTCTTAAGCGTCTCAAGAAAAGCAACGAATTTTTTACTCACGAATGTTAAGAAGTGTGAATACACGGTCATCTTTTTTTCATTTGTGTTATAATAAAACAAAAGATTAAAGAGTAATGGAGTAATAAGATGCAAATTATTATTAATGAGGTGCCAATTTATTTTGAGGTTCAATTTTCAAAACGTTCAAAAATAAACTTAGATGTCAGCCCAGAAGGATATCTGACATTAAAAGTTCCGACTAAAACAAGTGAAGATGAAATTATGACCTATATGAAATCTCAATCAAAGTTTTTATTAAATCTTCAAGAAAAATTAAACAATCGAAAATATATTTCAAATCAAAAATCATATGATAATGAAGAATTATTTTTATATTTAGGAAAAGGATTCCCACTTCATGAATTACTAGATGAAATTCCTGAAACAGAAGTCGAAATTCAATCCCAACTGAAGAAGTTATATACGAAAAAGACAAAACAATATGTAAAGAAACGTGTCACTTATTTCGAAAAAATCATTGGCGTGAAAGCTAAATCAATTACCGTCGTCGACTCCCCTCGTACATGGGGAACTTGTAATTCAAACAAAGATTTAACATTTAATTACAAACTTTCAATGGCGCCAACCAACGTCATTGATTACGTCGTGATTCATGAGCTGTGTCATATTCACCATATGAATCATGACCGTTCGTTCTGGCGTAAAGTCGGAATGTATGATCCTAATTATAAACAACACCAAGCTTACCTTGAAAAATTCGGTGGTGTTATGACCATCTAAACGAAAAAAGCACTTTAGAGGATTCTAAAGTGCTTTTTATCTATGACATAGCTATAAGCTATAAAAATCAAAATGGCGCGCCTGGCAGGAGTCGAACCCACAACCCTCTGATCCGAAGTCAGATGCTCTATCCAATTGAGCTACAAGCGCTAATTTAATATTTGCGACTATTTAAGTTTAACATAACTTTTTTCATTTTACAATATATTCCTTTTGATTTTTATCACTATTAAAAACTTAAGCTTATTCCATACCTAAATTCTAATAATCTTAATGAAAAAAATCGTCGAAATGACGATTTTTTATTTTTTCTTTAGTTGTGTGTTATAGACAATTTGACATCCTAGCTTTCTTGGAATGAAGCGATTGAAGAAGAGTAACACTCGGTTAGAAAGACCTGGAACAATTAAAGTCTGTCCTTTCATCAACTCTTGATACGCATACTCTGCGACTTCTTTTGCCGTTGGAACTTTTAATATTGACTTTGCTAATTTAATGTCTGCTTTTTGTTGAAACTCTGTATCAACTGGTCCTGGACAAAGCACACTCACTACAACCTTTGATTGTTTTGCTTCTAGTTCTTTTGCAATCGCTTCTGTTAACTGCAAGACATATCCCTTACTCGCATAATAGGTTGCCATTAATGGACCTGATTGAAACGCAGCAGTCGAGGCGACATTCAATAGATATCCTTCATCTTGACGGACAAAGTCTTTTAAAAACAGCTTACTTAAATAATGAACACTTTTAATATTTAAATCAATCATATTAAATTCATCTTCAATATCAAGATTTAAAAATTCACCATATAAGCCATAACCCGCATTATTAATTAATCCTACAACGTGATAACTTTGACAATTTTCATGCAACTGTTTTAAACTGCTAAGATCAGATAAATCAGCTGGCATTATGATGACCTCGCGTAGATAGTTAGATTCAATCTTTGCTTTTATTTGTTTAAGTCGATCTACTCGTCTAGCTACAATGATAAGATCATGTCCTTGTTGAGCTAAAACATCACACATTGCTTCTCCAATTCCTGATGAAGCACCCGTTACAATGAAATAAGACATAGTCGCCTCCTCCTTATAAAAGAAAAAGAAGAAAGCAAAACCATATTTTAAACAAATAGAGTTTTGCATTCTTCCTTCATGAGATTATTTTTTCTCACATGATTTTGCTAAAATTTCGATAGCTCCCTTAGCTGCCTGTTGTTCAGCCTCTTTCTTTGTTTTACCGATTCCACGACCTAATGTGATGCCATCTAATAAAACGATCGCCTCGAATGAACGATTATGGGCTGGACCTGTTTCAGAGACAATACGATATTCGATTGCCTTTTTAGAGTCAGCCTGTACAAGTTCTTGCAAGGTACTTTTATAATCAAAGACTTGTGTGACTTCACCTTTTTGATAAGCTTTATGGATAATCGTATGAACAAATGAATACACGGTATCCATTCCTAAATCAAGATACATCGCACCGATAAATGCTTCAAATGCATCCGCTAAGACAGTTGGACGTTCACGTCCACCTGAATTTTCTTCACCACGACCAAGCAACATTAGCTTTCCTAAATTTAAATTACGCGCGTAAGACTCTAGAGACGGCTCACAGACTAATTGGGCACGAATTTTAGTCATTTCCCCTTCAGATAACGCAGGTTTTAAATTAAATAAGTAATTCGATACCGTCAACTCTAAGACTGCATCTCCTAAATATTCAAGACGTTCATTATCCTCAATTTTTAGGTGACGATGTTCATTGACGTATGATGAATGTGTAAATGCTTGACAATAACGGTCAAGTTGTTTAAATGGGATCTTATTTTCTTTTAAAAACTCCGTTAATTGATCTAAATACGCCATGTGTTTTCACCTCCATTCAAAGACCAAATAATTATAACCCTTTTCCTGTTATTTCACAAGTGATTCAAGCTAAGACGACGTGTTTCGACGAAAATAGATGATATTTTCGCCGAAATCATTCACTCATTACTCTGCTTTTAATGCCTGACTAATTTTTGCTACGACATCTTTAGATACCGTTTCGCGTGCCTGACGAATCGCATTCATTAACGCAATTGAATCTGATGATCCATGTGCTTTAATAACTGGCGCTGAAACTCCTAATAAAATTCCACCACCAACTTCTGATGCATCCATACGCTTTTTAATACGGGCAAACGCTGGCTTTAATAATAAAGCTCCAATTTTACCTCGAGTGGATGACATTAATTCTTCTTTAATTAATGATAATAACGATTTAGACGTTCCCTCTACTGATTTTAAAGCGATGTTTCCAGAATAGCCATCTGCTACAATGATATCCACTTCACCTGCAATCATCGTTTTCCCTTCCATATTCCCAACAAAGTTGATCGTTGGATCCGCTGCGATTAAGGCGAATGCTTCTTTTTGTAAGTCAGTTCCTTTTCCATCTTCAGTTCCAATATTTAAAAGCGCAACTGTAGGATTTTCAATATTCATCACTTCACGTGCATAAATAGAAGCGATTTTAGCATTTTGATATAAATATTGAGGTTTGGCGTCACTTGTTGCTCCCGCATCACATAAAATAGTATATTTATTTTCTTTGATCGTTGGCATCACTGGTGCTAAAGCTGGACGCTCGACTTCTTTTAAACGTTTAACGACTAATGTTCCCGCTGCAATTAATGCTCCTGTTGCTCCAGCTGAAACGACAGCATCAATATCACCTGTTTTTGCATCTTTACACGCACGAACCATTGATGAATCTTTAAATTTACGAATAGCCATCGCAGGATCTTTAACGTCCATCGGAATGACTTGCTCACAATGAACGATTTTAATACGGTCATGTGGTTGTTTCATAAACTTTTGAATCTCTGATTCAATTCCATATAAGCTGATTTCAATATCATCAAATTTTTCAACAGCAGCATAGGCACCTAAGACAGTTTGTTCTGGCGCAAAATCGCCACCCATGGCATCTAATCCGATTTTAATCATGTATTTGTTCACCTATCTCTTCTATTTTATTTCACTAATTACCATTATAAACTATTTTATAACAGAAAGAATACTATTTTAATCAAATTGGTGCATTTCATTAGCAACAGTCTCCTGGATATAATCACGAAGTCCTAAGAATTCATTATTATGGTGGAACTCATCTGAACTCACAAGATGATAAGCATCTTGCATCGCAACTTCTAAAATTTTATAGTCTTCAACGAGATCTGCCATTTTAAAGACTGGTGCACCTGATTGTTTTTCACCAAAGAAATCCCCTGGTCCACGAAGTTTTAAATCCGCCTCTGCAATTTCAAATCCATCGGTTGTTCCTGTCATAATTTTTAAACGTTCTAAACTCTGCTCATTTTTAATATCACTCATGAGTAAACAATAAGCTTGCTGACTTCCACGCCCGACACGCCCTCTTAACTGATGAAGCTGTGAAAGTCCGAATCGGTGTGCATCATAAATCAGCATTAAGTTCGCATTTGGAACGTTTACCCCAACTTCAATCACCGTTGTCGAGATTAAAATTTGCGAACGATTCGCGACGAAATCTTCCATGACTGCATCTTTTTCAGCTTGTGATAAACGTCCGTGCATCAGTCCAACTTTTGCTTTCCCCTCAAAATGATGTTGCCATAAATGATACACTTCAACGGCATTTTGAACGTCCATCGCTTCTGATTCTTCAATGAGTGGCGTAATGACGTAAGCTTGTTGCCCTTGATCTAAAATCGTTTCTTGAATAAATCCAAGTGCACGATCCAGTTTAGAGCTATCAATCAAGAACGTTTCCACCGGTTTACGACCTTGTGGCAGTTGGTTAATAATCGAGACATCCATATCTCCAAATGCTGAAATCGCAAGCGTACGTGGAATAGGTGTTGCTGTCATCATTAAAACATCAACAAAGTCCCCTTTTTCACGCAACATTTTTCGTTGATTAACCCCAAAGCGATGCTGCTCATCCGTAATAACAAGTCCTAGTTGCTTAAAGATAACATCCTGTTGGATAATGGCGTGCGTTCCGATAATTAAATGAATCTCACCACTCGCTAGTTGCTCTAAAATTTCTCTTCGACGTTTCCCTTTAACCGAGCTACTTAAAAACTCAATTTTAAACGCCGGATAAGGCTTAAAGAGTTCTAAGAGTGATTTATAATGCTGTTGTCCTAAAATCTCTGTCGGCACCATTAACGCCGTCTGATACCCAGATAGCATGACCATTAATAAACTAATCGCCGCGACGACTGTTTTCCCTGATCCAACGTCCCCTTGTAATAAACGATTCATGCGACTTCCCGAACGCAAATCTTGTTTAATATCTTCTAATACCTTTTTCTGAGCATCCGTAAGCGTAAATGGCAGTCGATTCATAAATTCAATAACTTGGTGTTCATCAAAAATCTTCTCTGCTCCTTGGCGCTCACTTTTCGTTTGATAACGTAAATATTGAATTTTTAATTGAAATTTTAATAACTCTTCATATTTAACACGTCGCTGTACTTGTCGTACTTGCTCTTTATTTTCTGGAAAATGTGAAAACAATACCGCATCTTCATAAGAAATGAGACGATATTGCTGTCTCAATTGAAGCGGGAGGTCATCACGTAATTGCATCGCATACTGATCATAGGCCTCTTTTACAATCTTTTTGAACGTTTTAAGTGGAACTTCTTTTAGGGAATAGACCGGTTCAATCCCTCGTCCATCTGCTGTACCCATTTTTATATCAGTAGCAGTAATCACTTTACGTCCGAGATCCCATTTACCTGTCACGGTAATCAATGTATCTAGCTTTAATTGATTTTTTAAGAAAGTACGGTTAAAAACAACGACTTTCACAACCTCATGATTCACTAACACATTAAACGTCATACGTGCTTTCATTTTTCCATAGTATTGAACTTGGCAAGCTGTAATAACTTTCCCTTCAACTGTAATTTTTTCTTCATGCATGGCGCGATGAATGTCAATTAACTCAAAGTTTTCATAACGATAAGGAAAATACTCCAGTAAATCTTTCACACTTACAATTTTTAATTGATGTAATTTTTCAAGCAGCGAAGGACCTACCCCTTTTATTTTTTCAACAGGAATACTTGCTAGTGACATTTCATCACACCCTTTCAACTATTTTTTAAATGATTTGGTGAACAAGTGTTCTCTAATTGATATTTTAGCATAAACAGTTTAGGCATTCAAAGCATAAAAAAGATGTGAGGTGAAACCTCACATCTTTTGTAAATTATTCTACTGAGATAATGTATGAGTAAACAGGTTGTTGACCGTCGAAGATTGTAACTTCAACGTCATCGTATTTATTTTCGATGTATTCAGCTAATTCATCTGCTTCATCTTCATCGACACCCTCACCGTATAGGATTGTGACGATTTCACTATCTTCATCAATCATTTTATCCACTAAAGCACAAGCACTTTCGAAACGCTCTGGAACAGACACGATAATATCCTTATCTAAAATTCCGATAAAGTCGTTTTCTTTAATGTCTACACCATTCATTTGTGTATCACGAACTGCATATGTCACTTGTCCAGATTTCACTTCTGTAATGGCCTGATTCATCTCTTCTGTATTATCTTCTACTGATGCATGTTCATTAAACATCATTAAAGCCGTGTATCCTTGTGGGATTGTTTTTGATGGAACAACAACGACATTAACATCTTCCGTTACTTGAGCGGCTTGATTAGCTGCCATAATGATATTACTGTTGTTTGGTAAGATAATAATATTTTTAGCATTTAACTCATCAATAGCTTTTAAGAAGTCTTCTGTTGAAGGGTTCATTGTTTGTCCACCTTCAATCACATAATGGCATCCTTGCTCTTCAAATAAATGCTTAATTCCTTCTCCCGCTACCACTGAAATAATTCCATATTCAGCTTGTTCACGTTTCGCTGGTTCTGATTGTGGTGCATTTTGACCAATAATTTCATTATGTTGTTCCGTCATATTTTCAATTTTTAACTTCACGAATTCACCATGTTTTTGTGCTAAGTTTAACGCATCACCTGGTGTTAATGTATGAACATGTACTTTAACGATATCTTCATCTTGTACCACAACAATTGAGTTTCCTAATTTCTCTAAACGTCCACGGAAGACATCTTCTTTAAATGGTGTACGTTCTTCATCTAAACGGATGATAAACTCTGTACAATATCCAAATTCTACCTCATCACTCGATAAAGCTGTTTGTGCAGATTCTCCTGTTGCTTCTGTTTGAGCTTCTAAAACAATTGTTTCTCCTTTTAACGCTTTTAAGAATCCTTCAAAAATATAAAGTAATCCTTGTCCACCACTATCAACAACACCAACTTCTTTTAAAACTGGTAATAATTCTGGTGTACGATTTAATGAAATTTGCATTTCATTTACTACTAAATCATATAAATCAACAATTGTTTCAACTGTTTCATATTTTGCACCAGCTGCTTCAGCAGATTCACGAGCAACGGTTAAAATTGTTCCTTCAATAGGCTTCATAACAGCTTTGTATGCTGTTTTAACTCCACTTTCTAAGGCTTTAGCAATATCTTCAATATCCGCTTCGTCTTTCCCCTCAAGACCTGTTGCAAATCCTCTAAATAATTGTGATAAAATAACACCTGAGTTTCCACGTGCACCCATTAATAAACCACGTGATAAAACTTTTGCAACTTTTCCAATTGAAGCTTCTTCTAAAGAAACTAATTCTTTAGCTCCAGCCGTCATCGTCATACTCATATTCGTCCCTGTATCACCATCTGGAACAGGGAATACGTTAAGCTGGTCTACATATTTAGATCTGTTCGCTAAGTTGTTAGCTCCATTAATTACCATTTGTTTAAATACGATACCATTAATCTGTTTCAACGACATGAATAATACTCCTCCTAGCGATCTAACCCTTTAACTCCTTGTACAAACACATTAACTTCTTTAACATGTTCTCCGAAAGTTTTTTCGATCACATATTGAACTTTTTTCTGAATTTCAAAACATACTTCTGAAACTTTAATTCCGATTCCGACAATTACATATAAGTCTACAATCAGTTTATTATTTTCATCTGCGCGCAGTGTAACACCTTTACTATAGTTTTCTTTTCCTAAAACAACAGCTAAACCATCTTTAACTAAATTCTTTGAAGCCATCCCGACAACACCATAACATTCTGTTGTTGCATTTCCAATGACTGTTGAAAGGGCATCTCTTGAAATGTCAATTCGACCATATTCATTTTTAATTTGGACTGTCATATGTGACAAACCTCCCTCATCGCTATATTCTTACTTTCAATTTTACTATATATTATACACATTGACAAATATAAAATGTCATCTAGAAGGTGTAAAACCGCCTTAACATGACTATT is a window from the Turicibacter bilis genome containing:
- a CDS encoding M48 family metallopeptidase; the protein is MQIIINEVPIYFEVQFSKRSKINLDVSPEGYLTLKVPTKTSEDEIMTYMKSQSKFLLNLQEKLNNRKYISNQKSYDNEELFLYLGKGFPLHELLDEIPETEVEIQSQLKKLYTKKTKQYVKKRVTYFEKIIGVKAKSITVVDSPRTWGTCNSNKDLTFNYKLSMAPTNVIDYVVIHELCHIHHMNHDRSFWRKVGMYDPNYKQHQAYLEKFGGVMTI
- a CDS encoding SDR family NAD(P)-dependent oxidoreductase; amino-acid sequence: MSYFIVTGASSGIGEAMCDVLAQQGHDLIIVARRVDRLKQIKAKIESNYLREVIIMPADLSDLSSLKQLHENCQSYHVVGLINNAGYGLYGEFLNLDIEDEFNMIDLNIKSVHYLSKLFLKDFVRQDEGYLLNVASTAAFQSGPLMATYYASKGYVLQLTEAIAKELEAKQSKVVVSVLCPGPVDTEFQQKADIKLAKSILKVPTAKEVAEYAYQELMKGQTLIVPGLSNRVLLFFNRFIPRKLGCQIVYNTQLKKK
- the rnc gene encoding ribonuclease III, translated to MAYLDQLTEFLKENKIPFKQLDRYCQAFTHSSYVNEHRHLKIEDNERLEYLGDAVLELTVSNYLFNLKPALSEGEMTKIRAQLVCEPSLESYARNLNLGKLMLLGRGEENSGGRERPTVLADAFEAFIGAMYLDLGMDTVYSFVHTIIHKAYQKGEVTQVFDYKSTLQELVQADSKKAIEYRIVSETGPAHNRSFEAIVLLDGITLGRGIGKTKKEAEQQAAKGAIEILAKSCEKK
- the plsX gene encoding phosphate acyltransferase PlsX, whose protein sequence is MIKIGLDAMGGDFAPEQTVLGAYAAVEKFDDIEISLYGIESEIQKFMKQPHDRIKIVHCEQVIPMDVKDPAMAIRKFKDSSMVRACKDAKTGDIDAVVSAGATGALIAAGTLVVKRLKEVERPALAPVMPTIKENKYTILCDAGATSDAKPQYLYQNAKIASIYAREVMNIENPTVALLNIGTEDGKGTDLQKEAFALIAADPTINFVGNMEGKTMIAGEVDIIVADGYSGNIALKSVEGTSKSLLSLIKEELMSSTRGKIGALLLKPAFARIKKRMDASEVGGGILLGVSAPVIKAHGSSDSIALMNAIRQARETVSKDVVAKISQALKAE
- the recG gene encoding ATP-dependent DNA helicase RecG, which translates into the protein MSLASIPVEKIKGVGPSLLEKLHQLKIVSVKDLLEYFPYRYENFELIDIHRAMHEEKITVEGKVITACQVQYYGKMKARMTFNVLVNHEVVKVVVFNRTFLKNQLKLDTLITVTGKWDLGRKVITATDIKMGTADGRGIEPVYSLKEVPLKTFKKIVKEAYDQYAMQLRDDLPLQLRQQYRLISYEDAVLFSHFPENKEQVRQVQRRVKYEELLKFQLKIQYLRYQTKSERQGAEKIFDEHQVIEFMNRLPFTLTDAQKKVLEDIKQDLRSGSRMNRLLQGDVGSGKTVVAAISLLMVMLSGYQTALMVPTEILGQQHYKSLLELFKPYPAFKIEFLSSSVKGKRRREILEQLASGEIHLIIGTHAIIQQDVIFKQLGLVITDEQHRFGVNQRKMLREKGDFVDVLMMTATPIPRTLAISAFGDMDVSIINQLPQGRKPVETFLIDSSKLDRALGFIQETILDQGQQAYVITPLIEESEAMDVQNAVEVYHLWQHHFEGKAKVGLMHGRLSQAEKDAVMEDFVANRSQILISTTVIEVGVNVPNANLMLIYDAHRFGLSQLHQLRGRVGRGSQQAYCLLMSDIKNEQSLERLKIMTGTTDGFEIAEADLKLRGPGDFFGEKQSGAPVFKMADLVEDYKILEVAMQDAYHLVSSDEFHHNNEFLGLRDYIQETVANEMHQFD
- a CDS encoding DAK2 domain-containing protein, which translates into the protein MSLKQINGIVFKQMVINGANNLANRSKYVDQLNVFPVPDGDTGTNMSMTMTAGAKELVSLEEASIGKVAKVLSRGLLMGARGNSGVILSQLFRGFATGLEGKDEADIEDIAKALESGVKTAYKAVMKPIEGTILTVARESAEAAGAKYETVETIVDLYDLVVNEMQISLNRTPELLPVLKEVGVVDSGGQGLLYIFEGFLKALKGETIVLEAQTEATGESAQTALSSDEVEFGYCTEFIIRLDEERTPFKEDVFRGRLEKLGNSIVVVQDEDIVKVHVHTLTPGDALNLAQKHGEFVKLKIENMTEQHNEIIGQNAPQSEPAKREQAEYGIISVVAGEGIKHLFEEQGCHYVIEGGQTMNPSTEDFLKAIDELNAKNIIILPNNSNIIMAANQAAQVTEDVNVVVVPSKTIPQGYTALMMFNEHASVEDNTEEMNQAITEVKSGQVTYAVRDTQMNGVDIKENDFIGILDKDIIVSVPERFESACALVDKMIDEDSEIVTILYGEGVDEDEADELAEYIENKYDDVEVTIFDGQQPVYSYIISVE
- a CDS encoding Asp23/Gls24 family envelope stress response protein, translated to MTVQIKNEYGRIDISRDALSTVIGNATTECYGVVGMASKNLVKDGLAVVLGKENYSKGVTLRADENNKLIVDLYVIVGIGIKVSEVCFEIQKKVQYVIEKTFGEHVKEVNVFVQGVKGLDR